A window of Microbacterium lushaniae genomic DNA:
TCGTCCAGGGGCAGCAGACGCCGGTGGATGTCGTCGACGAGCCGGCCCGATTCGGCGAGGTACTCCAGATAGGCGTCGTCGGTCCACCGCGGCTCCCAGTGCCCCGACGCCATCAGTCCAGGCGCGATGGTGCGGTACAGCTCGGCGCTGCGCGAGTAGTCGCCGAGCCGGAAGAGGTTGCGGTACTGGTAGTTCATGAGGTCTCGGCGACCGTCGCGGCCGCCGAGGCCTTCCTGCTGATCGCCGGTGAAGACCACTTGGACGCCGTCGACCTCGACGGCGTAGGCCACCGCGTAGAGGGTATGACCGGGCTGTTCGTGCGCGGTGAAGGTGTACTCGTTCCACGTGAACGGCTCACCCAGCGGCAGCACGCGATCCGCCACGATCGGGTCGTACCACTGGCACGGCAGATCCTCGAGCCAGGGATCGGCCATCGTGGGTGCGATGTTCTCCGGGATCCACAGCTCGGTGCCCTCCACGTCGCGCAGCAGCGGCATGCCGGCGATGTGATCGTCGTGGTAGTGGGTCGGCACTGCGACGGTGATGCGGGTGACCCCGTAGAGCTCGCGCAGCGCCGGGAGCGAGGCCAGCCAGGGCCGGCGCGCGGCGCGGTCCTGACCGGCCGCGATCCCCGGCGACATGTCGTACCCGTAGTCGACGATGAGCGCCTCGCGCGTCGCCGAGAGCACGACGTACGAGCACGAGTTGGACGTGCGATTGAGCAGGAGGTGCGGCGTGAGGGCGATGTACGGGTCTTCGAGCCGCGCCCGCAGATCCGTCGGATAGGACCGCCGGGAGTCGACGTACTCCTGCATCGCCTGGGCGAGCAGTTCGAGCGCGCGGTCGGGATCTCGCATCACATCGCCGTGCGCGGGTGCGATCGCCGACAGGTGGTGGCGGTGCAGCAGGAGCGCACTGATCACCGTCATCGCGGGGCCCTCGTTCTGCGTGTACGACCACTGTGTGGCCGCGAGCGACCACACCTTCCCCGGCGCGTACAGGAGGTCGCCCGTGAAGGCCAGCCGCTCGCCGTCGCGATCGAGCAGGTACGTCACCGAACCGGGGGTATGCCCAGGGGTGGGCAGGACGAACAGGTGCGTCCCGGCGAGCTCGAGCGTGCGGTACTCCGGAACTGTCGCATGCACCGGCACGGACGCCAGGAGCGAGAACCGGTCCTGGCGGAGGTTGTAGTCGTTGTCGAGCGGGCGCCCCGCCCACATCTCCTCCACGCGATCGAAGAGGTCGCGCTCGACGGGCGGCACGTGGATACGGGCACCGTGGCCCACCGCCCGCGGCAGCCCCTGGCCCTGATCGCGGTGGTGGTGGGTCATCAGGACATCGGTGATGCGGCGGATGCCGAGATCATCGAGGTGGTCGAGCACCCGGCCCGACCCGAAGTCGATGGCGATGCCGTCGCGCTCGCCCTCGGGCGCGTCGGGGTCGGCGAGCAGGTAGACGTTGCACGTGTCGCCGATGCGCCAGACCCCGCGGGCGATCGGGGTGACCGTCATGTCAGGGTCTCTCGATGCTCGTCCCACGTGCGCCCGATGAATGCGAGATGGTCGGGTTCGATCGGCTGGGCTCGCACCCGATCGATGTAGTAGAGCGCCGGAACGCCCAGCCCGCTCTGGGCGCGCGCGTAGTCGAGCCATTCGTCGCGGCTGGGCATCGGCCACTGATCGGTGTCGATCGGATGGTGCGGGAGCACCGCCTGCACCACCTGGTGGCGGGCGCGCAGCTGAGCGGCGACGGATACGCGCTCGCCGGTCAGGCCGCGCTTGAGCACATCGTTCGTGCGGATCATGTCGGTGGCGTCGCCGAACGCCGGGTGGACCGTGTGGGTGATCACGAGGGCGTCGGGCTTGATCCGCTTCGCCGCGTCGTGAAGCCGCTCGACGAGCCGGTGCACTGCCGCGATCCCCCACACCCCGTCGCCGTCGGGCGTCGAGCGGAGGGTCGCGCCGCTGGGGGTGCGCTGGGTGAAGTCCACCTTGAGGCCGTCGGCGTCCAGCCCGTCGGCGGAGAGGAGCCGCTCGACGATCGCGTCCAGGCGTGCGAGGTAGGCGGGATTGCCCGGGTCGGCGGCGATGGGCCGGCCCGCGGCATCCGTGATGCACTCCTCGATGGGAAGGCCTCCGGGATCCCACGCCTTCCACCACAGCAGAACGCGTCGCCCCTCGCCGTGGCGACGTGCGATCCAGCCGCGAAGGTCGGGCCACGCCTCCGCGTCCGGTTCGGCGGTGCCGTACTCGGCCTGCCAGCGGTCGTCGATCACGACGGTGCCGGGGTTCAGCTCCGCCGCGGCGAGGAGGTCGAGGAACTCGTCGTAGACGTCCTGTCGGCACAGGCTCGGCGCCGCTCTGCCGGCGCGCGCGACCTGGGCGCCCCAGCCGCAGAACAGCGGCTCCAGCCACCACCGGTGCAGCTCGGGCGCGGCGTCGGGTGCCGTGCCTGTGCGCACGGCGTCGTCGCGGTAGGCGCGCAGGGCGGTCACGGGCGACTCGACGGGGCGGATGACGACGGTGGGCGAGCGCCAGGAGCCGTCGACGTGCGTGTGGCCCTCGTAGCCGAGGCGCAGGAGCCCCGCACCGTCGAGGGGATCGAAGCGCATGGCCGTGAAGCCGAGCTCGGCGACCGGCGCCCGCAGCCACGTCGCCAGCCACGGGCCGGCGGGCGGCGAGAACGGGTCGGCGGTGGCCGCACGCCCGAATGCCAGGGCGAGCGGCGGCGGCGAGAAGATGCCGTGCAGCCGCCCGGGGGTGGCGTCGCCGACGACTCCCAGCGACGCTCCCGCCCACGCCGGCCGCACGAAGGCGATGGGTTCGGTGGGGGCCGGCACGTACATCGACTGCGCATGGATCCCCGAGCGGAATGTGCCGGAGGCGCCGCTGGGCAGCGCGCCGTCTCCGCCCAGGATGGTGACGTCGGTGAGCGAGCCGGTACCCGTGCACTCGAGCGTGATCTCCAGCTGCGCCGCGGTGCACCGGATCACGAGGACACGGTCGGTCCAGGCGGCGGACTCGGTGCGGATCCTCACCACGATCGCGTCGTCCTCGACCGACACCTCGGGTTCGTGGATCCGCGTCGTTTCGTCGCGGGCCTGGGCGGTGTGGACGCTGGAGAGCACGCACAGCCGCATCCACCGGGCGCCGTCGGCGTCGCGCAGTGCGAGGTACGGCGACTGGGTGAGACCGCGCGTTCCGATTCGCCAGGAGAGGGTGAAGGCGTCGGCGGTGACGGTCGCGCGCGTGGCGCCCTCTCCCAGCGCAGGGGCGGAGGTCATGCGCGACATCCTATGTGACAACGTTCCCAGACGGCAGGTGCCCCGCGGTGAGAGTGCGCAGATCACCGGTTCTCAGCCGGTCCTGAATGGCGACCGCCGCCTACGCCGAGCGGCCGGCCAGTGACGCGGCGAAGGCCGCGGCCCCCGACTCCGGAGAGGTGAGTACGCGAGGGTCGTCTCCTGCGCCGGTGGCCATCGAGGCCTGGGCGAGCACGATGGCATCGGCGTCGCCGGCAGCGACGGCATCCGCGATCAGGCGGTCGTGCCGCTCCTGGTCGCCGGCACTGCGCGCGTCGGCGGCGCCCGCGACGACCGCGGCGGTGATGTCGATGCGCCCGCGGCCGGCGGCGGCCTCGACGAGCCGCTTCGTGGGTCCGAGGGTCGCCTGCACCGTCGCGAGCACCAGGATGCGGCCGCGGCCGGCGGACGCGCGGGCCACGGCCTCGGCGGCCATCGCGGCGTCCACGCGCACGAGGGGCAGCCCGACGGTCGAAGCGGCGGCCGCGGCGGCCTCGCCGATCGAAGAGCACGTCACCAGCACCGACGATGCGCCGGCTTCGCGCAGGGCAGCGAGGTGCCGGCGCAGATCGTCGGTCACGTCGGCGGTGACGCTGCCGGCCTCGACGGCCCGCGCGAGGAGTGACGGGTCGGCGACATGGACGATGTCGAGGTCGTCGCCGTGGGCGGTGAGCAGAGCGTGGAAGACGGGCACGAG
This region includes:
- a CDS encoding MBL fold metallo-hydrolase; amino-acid sequence: MTVTPIARGVWRIGDTCNVYLLADPDAPEGERDGIAIDFGSGRVLDHLDDLGIRRITDVLMTHHHRDQGQGLPRAVGHGARIHVPPVERDLFDRVEEMWAGRPLDNDYNLRQDRFSLLASVPVHATVPEYRTLELAGTHLFVLPTPGHTPGSVTYLLDRDGERLAFTGDLLYAPGKVWSLAATQWSYTQNEGPAMTVISALLLHRHHLSAIAPAHGDVMRDPDRALELLAQAMQEYVDSRRSYPTDLRARLEDPYIALTPHLLLNRTSNSCSYVVLSATREALIVDYGYDMSPGIAAGQDRAARRPWLASLPALRELYGVTRITVAVPTHYHDDHIAGMPLLRDVEGTELWIPENIAPTMADPWLEDLPCQWYDPIVADRVLPLGEPFTWNEYTFTAHEQPGHTLYAVAYAVEVDGVQVVFTGDQQEGLGGRDGRRDLMNYQYRNLFRLGDYSRSAELYRTIAPGLMASGHWEPRWTDDAYLEYLAESGRLVDDIHRRLLPLDELSIAPDGQAARLQPYRARAEVGEPIHYTVRVRNPLRERAVARMTPVLPIGWHSSESELRVDLAPNEESCVQLTVVPSSAGRRQRIAIDVAIADLLLGQHAEALVDVADARS
- a CDS encoding aspartate/glutamate racemase family protein, coding for MSARVGVLHTVPGLVPVFHALLTAHGDDLDIVHVADPSLLARAVEAGSVTADVTDDLRRHLAALREAGASSVLVTCSSIGEAAAAAASTVGLPLVRVDAAMAAEAVARASAGRGRILVLATVQATLGPTKRLVEAAAGRGRIDITAAVVAGAADARSAGDQERHDRLIADAVAAGDADAIVLAQASMATGAGDDPRVLTSPESGAAAFAASLAGRSA